The Halichondria panicea chromosome 6, odHalPani1.1, whole genome shotgun sequence genomic sequence AACCAGACAGCCCAAACAAAGTTTATAGCAGTTGAAGGATGGTTAAGAGggcctacatgtagaataatagcatacaaatccaatgtgtgtatgtgttgtggcaaaaaatgcggtaaaattaatgaaatTAATGTAGCTACAAATTAAATTGATAGGAAACGTACCCAAGTACACATTGGTGTGACAGGGTCCGGTATAAAGAATCAGACAGCTCACTTGAGGGTGGTTAGGATCGAAGGCCTACCTGCAGAATATTAACTCACAAAATTTGTGACCAAAAATATGCTACAAATTAGTACAGTACTCAAATTTGTGTAAATGCCTTGACAACGACCATTATAAAGAACCAGACAGCCCAAACAAAGTTTATAGCAGTTGAAGGATGGTTAAGAGggcctacatgtagaataatagcatacaaatccaatgtgtgtatgtgttgtggcaaaaaatgcggtaaaattaatgaaatTAATGTAGCTACAAATTAAATTGATAGGAAACGTACCCAAGTACACATTGGTGTGACAGGGTCCGGTATAAAGAATCAGACAGCTCACTTGAGGGTGGTTAGGATCGAAGGCCTACCTGCAGAATATTAACTCACAAAATTTGTGACCAAAAATATGCTACAAATTAGTACAGTACTCAAATTTGTGTAAATGCCTTGACAACGACCATTATAAAGAACCAGACAGCCCAAACAAAGTTTATAGCAGTTGAAGGATGGTAAAGAGggcctacatgtagaataatagcatacaaatccaatgtgtgtatgtgttgtggcaaaaaatgcggtaaaattaatgtaactACAAATTAAATTGATAGGAAACGTACCCAAGTACACATTGGTGTGACAGGGTCCTGTATAAAGAATCAGACAGCTCACTTGGAGGGTGGTTAGGATAGAAGGCCTACCTGCAGAATATTAACTCACAAAATTTGTGACCAAAAATATGCTATAACTTAGTACAGTACTCAAATTTGTGAAAATGCCTTGACAACGACCATTATAAAGAACCAGACAGGCCAAACAAAGTTTATAGCAGTTGAAGGATGGTTAAGAGggtctacatgtagaataatagcatacaaatccaatgtgtgtatgtgttgtggcaaaaaatgtggtaaaattaatgaaatTAATGTAGCTACAAATTAAATTGATAGGAAACGTACCCAAGTACACATTGGTGTGACAGGGTCCGGTATAAAGAATCAGACAGCTCACTTGGAGGGTGGTTAGGATAGAAGGTCTACCTGCAGAATATTAACTCACAAAATTTGTGACCAAAAATACATGATGCTAGTACAGTACTCAAATTTGTGTAAATGCCCTGACAACGACCATTATAAAGAACCAGACAGCCCAAACAAAGTTTATAGCAGTTGAAGGATGGTTAAGAGggtctacatgtagaataatagcatacaaatccaatgtgtgtatgtgttgtggcaaaaaatgcggtaaaattaatgaaatTAATGTAGCTACAAATTAAATTGATAGGAAACGTACCCAAGTACACATTGGTGTGACAGGGTCCGGTATAAAGAATCAGACAGCTCACTTGGAGGGTGGTTAGGATCGAAGGCCTACCTGCAGAATATTAACTCACAAAATTTGGGACCAAAATATGCTACAAAAAATGCCTTTACAACGAATCAGGACTGCAAAAAAAGAGTGAGAGCACTTGGTGGATGGTTAGGAGGACCCATGTGGGCATTCAATCAAGGAAGTGTTTCCTGCAACCCAAGCAGTGTAGAATTATCATTATAAGTATAATACTATATAGGGATTCACTACATGCAGATAATTGCTACACAATTTTGCCAGGACCTTAATATCTACTAATAATCGTTGAAATATATACTTAGCTACACacacttaattaattaactatAACTAAACTAGCTCCACAACAACCATCACCATTTTCCGGGCACACACCCATGCATCAGCTGGATTGCACCAAAATCATATTGAGCCAAAAAAGCAGGCCCTTACTCAAATCAAGTTAACTAGATTGCACCAATGAGCAAAGGTCTAGTAGATTCATATATACCTTCTCAAGCAGCTTTTGTCGTAAATGAAGCTACTCCTACAGCCCAAACTGAGTACTTGTATAGATAGAGATTTGGCCAAGTTGTGGTTTagctgtaaactgttacacatttacctcaagtggttttttgcattTTACAGTAATACTGTTTGCCAAAacttcacgtgagcttatgtgagctacaacaaatagcgtgaaaaactacaacaacaacaaaacacaAAGATCTGGTCTATTCCAAAATTTAAACTTGGTCCCTTGCTCTATAGTATGTGGTttacttatgtaaactgttacacttatctcaagtggttttttgcttGCCCTAAACTTCCCAAAGGGCATAGTTGTATATCATTATGGTGTTGGTAAAATTGTTTAGCAATTATCTGCATTCATGAATCCCTATACATACATGGCCCTGGTTCATACTGGTTTTATACAGGAAACACTTCCTTGATTCAATCAGGAAGTGTTCATTGTGTTCattgtggaatgcaccagttCCAAATCCCACAAGGGCTACCAAGTCACTTTTATGTCGTTGGTTATAAAGGAAACACTTCCTTGATTCAATCAGGAAGTGTTCattgtggaatgcaccagttCCAATCCCATGCACAAGGGCTACCAGGTTACTTTTATGTCGTGGGTACAAAATTCTGCGGTTTGAATACTCCTCATATTTCTAATAATTGTGGAATAAAAACACCCACCTTTAATTATTCAGACTTTGTACCCATCAAGCACACTCATAAGTTTACatgtcacaataataattattgtataatcaTTGTACCAGGGTGTCAATtgacatacagtacacaggggagtatctgtacaatgtatgcacAGCTATTGCACATGCGGGAGAGTAccactaattttattcattgctttttcttatcagcattgttattattatgtataacaATGCTGATGAGAATAagaaactagtgttcaagctggcgctgtgctaatgcctctcgccatgtttttgctttcgctcaaaagtattagagtgttatctataatgaattttatattaaagttagcttatctatataaagtcactgagaagaaaagacttatttacatgcatctattgtaagttgttatttattgtattatgtggcttaccaggacatcaagaaaaaagaaaattgattcttccaggatctgtagttcagtgtatataatatctaagaagaaaagacctgtgtacatgcatattgttatctatattgttatatggtagtgttttgtggcttaccaggccctcaagacaagatgattctgccaggaggatctggatctggatcttggatattattttctcacacatggggaatgagcgcgcatgcgcattacatccacaggaataactagagcactaaagtgcaaaccctcggctggtgacatgaaacCAAAAGACTgatatagcataattatagtgatgttgttatcatcatcatgcatgacttgcacagcaactcaggagcaataaaactaaaccagactggaggcatgctgaaacatttgagaacaagtctagtactatagataatatgcactgtggattaggatcacagcaaagaagcctggagtctcagagaagtatggctccaggtcctgcatggatcccagtcagctaaagcaagctttctacttcagtgaccctgttccattgttcctggtatatacagctttctactttagtgaccctgttccattgtttctggacctggtacaggatcacttcagttataagtaacgcatgtgcaagttctgttcaagctacattttgcttgcttttattagacaaagaagctttaacaccgaaagctgccactattagaagtactgacttgttatgtggaggctacccatgctgtaaacgcagtgctagagcatccaggtaagcagacccagtcacaagcttgttcaagcttcttagcttttgctcgacaaagaagctttaacatcacaatctgtcactatttaaaccaagatattgttgtgtgaaggctatccatgctgtaaacgcagtgctgtggcatccaggtgagtagatatactcgtgacaaacagacaaacaaacaaactagagcactaaagtgcaaaccctcggctggtgacatgattataaagaaaccagaagactgatataatgcagtgcatatagtgatgttgttatcatcatcatgcatgacttgcacagcaactcaggagcaataaaactaaaccagactggaggcatgctgaaacatttgagaacaggtagtagtactataaatatatgcactgtggattaggatcacagcaaagaagcatggagtctcagagaagtatggctccaggtcctgcatggatcccagtcagctaaagcaagctttctgctttagtgaccctgttccaatattgttcctggtatatacagctttctactttagtgaccctgttccattgtttctggacctggtacaggatcacttcagttataagtaacgcatgtgcaagttctgttcaagctacattttgctcgcttttattagacaacgaagctttaacaccgaaagctgccactattagaagtactgacttgttgtgtggaggctacccatgctgtaaacgcagtgctagagcatccaggtaagcagacccagtcacaagcttcttagcttttgctcgtttttatttgacaacgaaggtttaacatgaaattctgccactattaaaattaataacttgttgtatgaaggctatccatgctgtaaacgcagtgctgtggcatccaggtgagtagattcacctgtcacaaacaaacaaacaaacaaacaaacaaacaaaccaaacgactactataacccgtggccgcccacgcgcctcgggttaattaaagggtgtgtccaaagagatcaatttcacaaatggctactgctagctagctgtgttaacagatattttctgagtattgtagctaacaaaaagctagcgctttagtgcaaggctaactcatatgttgaatagaaagtttgtgcggacagatgatgctatgaaagattctgaagagactgcaacagccttcaatgtgagtcaaactagccataactcgagaaagaagctttagtttgctaatccacgaatcaaaatccaagagaacgtggctagaagcctatagaagctgttagttttcgtcgcattgtaaccgttgagcagttatagctggaatacacacacacacagacagacagacacacacacagtcagctttaccgtatccctcgtgcggctacgcctcgaggcataattagtaCAGTACTCAAATTTGTGAAAATGCCTTGACAACGACCATTATAAAGAACCAGACAGCCCAAACAAAGTTTATAGCAGTTGAAGGATGGTTAAGAGggcctacatgtagaataatagcatacaaatccaatgtgtgtatgtgttgtggcaaaaaatgcggtaaaattaatgtaactACAAATTAAATTGATAGGAAACGTACCCAAGTACACATTGGTGTGACAGGGTCCTGTATAAAGAATCAGACAGCTCACTTGGAGGGTGGTTAGGATCGAAGGCCTACCTGCAGAATATTAACTCACAAAATTTGTGACCAAAAATATGCTACAAATTAGTACAGTACTCAAATTTGTGAAAATGCCTTGACAACGACCATTATAAAGAACCAGACAGCCCAAACAAAATTTATAGCAGTTGAAGGATGGTTAAGAGggtctacatgtagaataatagcatacaaatccaatgtgtgtatgtgttgtggcaaaaaatgcggtaaaattaatgaaatTAATGTAGCTACAAATTAAATTGATAGGAAACGTACCCAAGTACACATTGGTGTGACAGGGTCTGGTAAAAGACAGCTTATACTTGGAGGGTGGTTAGGATTCATGCAAGGCTACAGAATATTAAATCACAACATTTGTGACCAACTGAtgctacacataattattattcaaattaattgtgtatataaATGCCTCGACAACAATTAATGCAGCCAAAAGTTGATTGTGCCCCACAACGACCTATGTATATAAACAGCAGTGGTATAATAGTTACGtacgttattataattatagtagataaGACAACATTtaatatttataattaatttatgtaaCAAAAAATAGGTCAATGAGTAATGGTGTCAGAGGGAAGTAGGCGATACTTTACACAAACAAAGGTGTAACTGCTTCCGGCTACATAGCAGGTAGAAAGCGGGTGATAATCATGAAGATCTGTGTGTTTTACAACATCAACATCATTTGTTTGCGAGACTTGGTAAGCATGGTGATGTTTACTATATTCCACAGTAACGAGCGAGTGGCAAACAAACAATATCTCAGAAAGTGGGGTTACGAGAAATTCCACAATGATAGCAAAGTGTGGAACCTCGTCTTCGTCCACATTGACGACAACAATATGACCTTTTGCATAGCTGACATTTCTAATAGTCACAGTATGGACTCTGCAGGAAAAATTAATCAATACAtggacctacatgtacatgcatgtacctttGCAACGGTGTATCGTCTTTTAAGGATGGTTCTGCATCTTTGATATTACATATGTAGCTCAGAGAAGCTAGAGTGCAGCATTTTCCTGATATGGCAAGATGTGTGAAAATTTACTTTGGTAACGTTCTTGTACTTACCTTTTGGGTAAACTGTAGGATTCTTTAGGTATCGAGTAGGTTCACACATTTGATAACACATGTAATGTTGGTGTCGCTCACTCATGGTCTTAGTAATGTTCTTAAAGTTACCGATAACGTTAGACCAATGTTTGAAAAAACTATGTTTGGCTTCGTACCGCATACACCACAACCGAGAAAGTGGACCACACCTACACATGTAATTATGATGACGATCAAAGCACAATGAAATAGCTAACAAACAGACACTTACATTTTCATCCAAGATGGCAGGTGTATCATATAGTGCATCTTGGGTGTCAGTGGTCGGTCTGGGTACAGCTCCTTGAACTCAGCCAAAAAATCTTGGGTCAGACTAGCGACTAGATTAGCATCCGCAACAGTGGTGTACAGGGCGAGCACAAAATCAAGAATGGTAAGTAGTGTCGTGAAATTTTCCCAATGCATTGACTCTTAGAAATATTTTGCTTGGAGCCTCCCACACCAGTCAATGGAGATGTGGTATTGAATAGTCAAGAGATGAGTGTGGGCACCATGGCTACCTACTCCTGTGACTCTGGGTACGTTCTTGTTGGCCTGGTAACCAGGACTTGTGAGGATGTTAGAGGAGAGATAATTGGAACTTGGAGTGGAACTACGCCAGCATGTGAAGGTATACACAATAAACAGTGAATAGCTGGAGTATTGTAAACAAAACTCATTGCCTGTGATTGTATTAACTTCTCACTTAGTTTTTTGTTTACTTTCCAATCATGCTTACATACCATTGCATAGTGATTATTAGATGTCAGCAGTTGACTCATCTGACTAACGGAGAAGTCAGTGTTTCTACTGGCACACACGGAGTGAACCTTGGTGTGGGAGCTGTAGCTACCTACTCCTGCAACAATGGCTATGGACTAGTGGGACAAGCTACCAGGACTTGTGTTAGTGATGGAGGGAGCTCAGGAATATGGAGTGAGAGTGCACCAACGTGTGAAGGTTTGTATTATATACAAGGAGGCCTCAAATAATGGAGTCTGAATGTGTCGGCATGTAGACTGTGTGCatatgctaataattatattatgggCTATAACAATAGTCTTTTTTAACGTCTAAGGTGACTatcatgcatgctacatgttCCTGAAAGCTTGGTCTAACATCACCCTCTCTTTAGTTATTCATAAACATCACTGCAAGGAATTCGAAAATAAGAACTGAAATATGtaaacaatgaaagcaccgcaggtgctgatgcctcggtggagatgtcaaagctacataacataaagctgctaCTAATAGCAAAACAattaaattttgctgcatgcaaaaactcagagagtgggtaatgatcgaccatgattgttgttaaaacgatcgatgaCTTATGAGGACACTAATGGAGGGACAGTCACTATGGGAACTTGGAGTGGTGCACAACCATCTTGTAATGGTGAGACATACtgaatatatataattgtataccTCAGACGAGCACAAAGTCGTTCATGTTCAGTTTGCATGTCCTTCCTTCACAAACAATTACCATCTTTCTTTATGCTTTCATTAGAAATATTTTGCTTGGAGCCTCCCACACCAGTCAATGGAGATGTGGTATTGAATTGAATAGTCAAGAGATGAGTGTGGGCACCATGGCTACCTAAGTTGATCTGGTGATTGAAAAAGAAAAAATTGCAACAATACCTGCAAAGAAAGCACTTTTGGTCCTCTTGAGCACCTTCTACGCCTTCAATATGGAGTACACTGAAGGGTGTTCTAACTTTTACACCGCACTGGAGATCATTTTTCTTGGCTCAAAGAGAGATCCATCGAAGATTAAAGTAAATAGGCTTTTGGTAGCACTTGGTGTTTAACTAAAACTCTTGAACGCTTTAATTTACTAGCATTAACTAAAACTCTACCAACTTAAACAactaactagatctatagctataattattgcaattatTTTACCATGTGCTCTTGTTCCTGCTTCATCAGCATTAAGTGTTATGATGTCATCATGCTTATTTGTAATTTACATACTGCATGGCCCCAAGGCACAATTGTAGTGAACCTCACCTAAAAATTTCACCAGTAAATAATGGTGAATAAAAAAATGGTGACGGTCACTACAGCCAAAATGGTGAGCCATGGGACAAGGGTTTCACCAGCAATTGTTGGTGAACATCACCagttttgtttttacagtgtagctaCAGAAAGAGTCATATAACACAGATAGGACcaagaggaagagtacgctactccaatagactgtacacaggaggcaAACTCACTATTGCATGTAACCACAGCCATGCACTTGAGATgcaacaataacaataacaatgctgataagAAAATTTAAAGCAGTTAGTGGTAATCATCACTAACatttattcatccattcatcgcagattaattttaagattttatacagtttatacaacagcatgcatgtgattgtgATGTAGGTTAGACAGAATGCTTACTACGGTTAGtgggagttgcatactcttcctaatgaactcttatTATAGTCGTTTTACGCACAATTAAGTTTGCgagactataataatgcaaTTGAGTTCTTGTTATGCTATTATAGAGCAGGATCTATATTCGGGCCCATCAATTATCTCGTATATAGAGAGCAGATTGCTGATAATCAGAACTGTTAGCTGAATAGGAACAGCTAtcaggggcgtttctagagattgaagcaggagggtgctcaaAAGTACAGAAAAAAAATGGAGCCGCGCGCATAGCGCGCGCGATTTTACGCCCCCGCATTTATTGCAGCGTATCtttcatacatccagctcctcccccatgcagccttgccgcaaaaaagtacagcacactgcccaagaaaagagcggctcctactattctcctctagagcttctctcttccattctagttctgttactatgttactagacaaagcatctagctacaataatttttctgtgtatcttcttgtaaatgacaatataataatgttgtagtttgtagcccagagtaatctatagtaccggtactatagctcatagttccctgccaaatacactcaaatgggatctaatgcatgcatagcGTGTCAgataataagacataattatgagtcagtcatcttgtaggatctccatgcactattcttctggggtacatcctagcaaactggtcaatcacaatggggatgtccagtcattctagtgttagtcattgcttctcagtgtctctcagtggagcaagaggtgactcACTGGGATAGTGCAGAGGatctattatgcatgcaattagcattacataacaacattggaatgattgcacatgctcaattgggcgtggtcatgaCTTGTAATCGTTGTGTCAAatcacactactatctatggtcaaatgagatagagctgcacagttagctagctagctactgagtgatacgattagtttcatggttgtctgggaggacaggggggtgctcaagcccccaaagccccccattgtACACGCCACTGGCTATACAGCTGCAAGGCCGGCAGAGACAATATGCTACAGTATAGATTTGCATTAATTAGGAGGGTGTGGCAATCGAAAATCGTTTTGTGCACAAGGAAATTTGGGATTTCCGTAGCAGCAATTTTTAACTTGCAAAGTGGTAAATATAAAGTCCCTGTTCTGTTTATACGTAGTAAGTGCATAATACACTGATACAGCGCAAATTAAACACTAAAAAGGACGCTCAAGATAAGAGCTTTTTTCTGTTGTTAAATTTACTTTGgccacccatgcatgcagctattattatataatcaCGACATTTTGCAGCTTGCTATAGCtttgctacatgtaagttAGCTATAGCAGTTATGCTAAGTAGTGTAGTGAATGGTGCGTTCTATTTCTTGTTAGATCTATGTAGAACTATAGGCTAAGCATAATTTAGCTGGatataaccatagatagaagagtaagagggattggtaacggaagcagttcacgtgatcattttacattgaatctgcagtaaaacctcgaaaactatccgcaTTACGCCCTATAAACGAGGCTATTTTTCCGGGTAACTtgctcaaaataagaaagttgtgttttctcgagacataatctttttcagcaatttataacacacCCAGTCTGTGAGCCATGtgttgtacttgctaatgactgaccacacccagtaaaaagggaTATTCCAGTAAAGTTTTAGGCGAACAGCTGCTATTTAGGTTGGCCATGGGTCCCACCCACACCAGACTGTCTTACTACATTACGTACACACTTACAGCTATCTTTAATGTATGCACGATGGATGATGAAGTAATCCTGGAAAGAGTGGAAGAATGTATTCATGACCACTATGAGAAATTGTATTCCCACAGCAGAAATCGCAACCAGAAAGAATCTTCCTTGGCTAACGAAAAAGGAGATATCAAAAAGAGAAGCTATTACTACAGACTTGCCAGAAAATACAACAAATTAACCCTCTGATTTTGCAACCTACAAACAGATTAGAAATAAGGTTGTGACCACTCTCAGACAGAGTAAGCAAGATTTCTTTAGCACCCTCAAACCTCAGTCAAAAAAATGTTAGACAGCTCTGAAATACTTAATAGCTCTATCCCATGTCTTATAGTAAATGGCCGCAAAATCGAACAGGATGAAGAAAAGGCCCATGCAGGTCCTTAACAAACAGTTTTATGCAAATTTCAACCATTCACTTCCTCCTCTGACCTCTATACAAGTACCTTGGCATGTGGATCTCTCTCATGACCTCTCATGGTCAAAAACACATAGAAGGAATGTGCAGAAATGCCTGCAAGCAGGTTGTCTATGGCCACTCGTCACTAGAATGTTTAAGACAACTCTACATCCCACTTGTGAGATCAAAACTGGAATATATGCTGCCCCTGTTTGGGATCCacaccaaaaaacaaattcTCACAAAATAGAAAAAGTACAAAAGTTTGCCCTTAAAATCTGCACAAAACTTTGGAATAGGGACTACGATTCCCTATTAGATACTGTGGACCTACCGTCCCTTTCCACAAGAAGATTGTACCTGAAACTATCATACCTTTACCAGGTAATAAATGGTATAACTTTAAATTCCCTGATCCACCACTGGAAAGAAGAGTAAGCCCTCTCAATCTAAAAAGCACAAAAAATATACAGTTTGAAAGACCAATTTGCAGGATAAATGCATATATATGCGAACTCTTTTTTCCCAAAAGCAATATCTATATGGAATGAACTACTATAATGTTCCACTTTAGCATTATATACCTTTACAAATATGCAAATATGTATACCACGTGCCTAAATTGTGTATAATGTATTAGTTGCACAGcacgagtgcaacatgccatattataattattgtactagAGCAACATAATGCCCTCAGGCATATGTCATCCATGCAGGGCATGTTGCACGAAGGAGCCTGCaataacttgttgcccaatgacgtcaaactcttctgattggtcaagttTTTCCTGTAACAAAAGACGTGTTTTGAGTGAATTTTAGTGAATTCATTAGTTTTACTGAATTCTAGTACATtcttaggttttcttcccacaacTAGTGCAACTCCTTGGGGAAATCTCTGCGTGTAAATAAGTGACCTGCATTATCAGACTAATTTTACATACCAGCTAGTGCATG encodes the following:
- the LOC135336757 gene encoding uncharacterized protein LOC135336757, with the protein product MHWENFTTLLTILDFVLALYTTVADANLVASLTQDFLAEFKELYPDRPLTPKMHYMIHLPSWMKMCGPLSRLWCMRYEAKHSFFKHWSNVIGNFKNITKTMSERHQHYMCYQMCEPTRYLKNPTVYPKGKCCTLASLSYICNIKDAEPSLKDDTPLQRVHTVTIRNVSYAKGHIVVVNVDEDEVPHFAIIVEFLVTPLSEILFVCHSLVTVEYSKHHHAYQVSQTNDVDVVKHTDLHDYHPLSTCYVAGSSYTFVCVKYRLLPSDTITH